The following are encoded together in the Apodemus sylvaticus chromosome 11, mApoSyl1.1, whole genome shotgun sequence genome:
- the Rbpj gene encoding recombining binding protein suppressor of hairless isoform X2 gives MAPVVTGKFGERPPPKRLTREAMRNYLKERGDQTVLILHAKVAQKSYGNEKRFFCPPPCVYLMGSGWKKKKEQMERDGCSEQESQPCAFIGIGNSDQEMQQLNLEGKNYCTAKTLYISDSDKRKHFMLSVKMFYGNSDDIGVFLSKRIKVISKPSKKKQSLKNADLCIASGTKVALFNRLRSQTVSTRYLHVEGGNFHASSQQWGAFYIHLLDDDESEGEEFTVRDGYIHYGQTVKLVCSVTGMALPRLIIRKVDKQTALLDADDPVSQLHKCAFYLKDTERMYLCLSQERIIQFQATPCPKEQNKEMINDGASWTIISTDKAEYTFYEGMGPVLAPVTPVPVVESLQLNGGGDVAMLELTGQNFTPNLRVWFGDVEAETMYRCGESMLCVVPDISAFREGWRWVRQPVQVPVTLVRNDGIIYSTSLTFTYTPEPGPRPHCSAAGAILRANSSQVPTNESNTNSEGNYTNASTNSTSVTSSTATVVS, from the exons GGAAGCTATGCGAAATTATTTAAAAGAACGAGGGGATCAAACAGTACTCATTCTTCATGCAAAAGTTGCACAGAAGTCGTACGGAAATGAAAAACG GTTTTTTTGCCCTCCTCCTTGTGTGTATCTTATGGGCAGtggttggaagaaaaaaaaagaacaaatggaaCGAGATGGTTGTTCTGAACAGGAGTCTCAACCCTGTGCATTTATTGGAATAGGAAATAGTGACCAAGAAATGCAGCAGCTAAACTTGGAAGGGAAG AACTACTGTACAGCCAAAACATTGTACATATCTGATTCAGACAAGAGAAAAcacttcatgttgtctgtgaagaTGTTCTATGGCAACAGTGATGACATTGGTGTGTTCCTCAGCAAGCGGATAAAGGTCATCTCCAAACCTTCCaaaaagaagcagtcattgaaaaaTGCTGACT TGTGCATTGCCTCAGGAACAAAGGTGGCGTTGTTTAATCGGCTTCGATCCCAGACAGTTAGTACCAGATATCTTCATGTAGAAGGAGGGAATTTCCACGCTAGTTCACAACAGTGGGGAGCATTTTACATTCATCTCT TGGATGACGATGAATCAGAAGGCGAGGAGTTCACAGTCAGAGACGGTTACATCCATTACGGGCAGACTGTCAAGCTTGTGTGCTCCGTCACTGGCATGGCACTGCCAAGATTG ATAATTAGGAAAGTTGATAAGCAGACAGCATTACTGGATGCAGACGACCCTGTATCACAGCTCCACAAGTGTGCGTTTTACCTTAAGGATACAGAGAGGATGTACTTGTGCCTTTCTCAAGAAAGAATAATCCAATTTCAG gCCACTCCATgtccaaaagaacaaaataaagaaatgataaacgATGGAGCTTCCTGGACAATCATTAGCACAGATAAGGCAGAGTATACATTCTATGAGGGAATGGGCCCTGTCCTTGCCCCAGTCACTCCTGTGCCTGTCGTAGAAAGTCTTCAG TTGAATGGCGGCGGGGATGTAGCAATGCTTGAACTCACAGGACAAAACTTCACTCCAAACTTACGAGTGTGGTTTGGGGATGTGGAAGCTGAAACAATGTACAG ATGTGGAGAGAGCATGCTCTGCGTGGTCCCAGACATTTCTGCATTCCGAGAAGGTTGGAGATGGGTCCGGCAGCCAGTCCAGGTTCCAGTAACTTTGGTCCGTAATGATGGAATCATTTACTCCACCAGCCTTACCTTTACGTACACACCAGAACCAGGGCCAAGGCCGCACTGCAGCGCTGCAGGAGCGATTCTCAGAGCCAACTCCAGCCAAGTGCCCACCAATGAGTCAAACACAAACAGCGAAGGGAActacacaaatgccagcacaaaTTCTACCAGTGTCACATCGTCCACAGCCACTGTGGTGTCCTAA
- the Rbpj gene encoding recombining binding protein suppressor of hairless isoform X3, translated as MAWIKRKFGERPPPKRLTREAMRNYLKERGDQTVLILHAKVAQKSYGNEKRFFCPPPCVYLMGSGWKKKKEQMERDGCSEQESQPCAFIGIGNSDQEMQQLNLEGKNYCTAKTLYISDSDKRKHFMLSVKMFYGNSDDIGVFLSKRIKVISKPSKKKQSLKNADLCIASGTKVALFNRLRSQTVSTRYLHVEGGNFHASSQQWGAFYIHLLDDDESEGEEFTVRDGYIHYGQTVKLVCSVTGMALPRLIIRKVDKQTALLDADDPVSQLHKCAFYLKDTERMYLCLSQERIIQFQATPCPKEQNKEMINDGASWTIISTDKAEYTFYEGMGPVLAPVTPVPVVESLQLNGGGDVAMLELTGQNFTPNLRVWFGDVEAETMYRCGESMLCVVPDISAFREGWRWVRQPVQVPVTLVRNDGIIYSTSLTFTYTPEPGPRPHCSAAGAILRANSSQVPTNESNTNSEGNYTNASTNSTSVTSSTATVVS; from the exons GGAAGCTATGCGAAATTATTTAAAAGAACGAGGGGATCAAACAGTACTCATTCTTCATGCAAAAGTTGCACAGAAGTCGTACGGAAATGAAAAACG GTTTTTTTGCCCTCCTCCTTGTGTGTATCTTATGGGCAGtggttggaagaaaaaaaaagaacaaatggaaCGAGATGGTTGTTCTGAACAGGAGTCTCAACCCTGTGCATTTATTGGAATAGGAAATAGTGACCAAGAAATGCAGCAGCTAAACTTGGAAGGGAAG AACTACTGTACAGCCAAAACATTGTACATATCTGATTCAGACAAGAGAAAAcacttcatgttgtctgtgaagaTGTTCTATGGCAACAGTGATGACATTGGTGTGTTCCTCAGCAAGCGGATAAAGGTCATCTCCAAACCTTCCaaaaagaagcagtcattgaaaaaTGCTGACT TGTGCATTGCCTCAGGAACAAAGGTGGCGTTGTTTAATCGGCTTCGATCCCAGACAGTTAGTACCAGATATCTTCATGTAGAAGGAGGGAATTTCCACGCTAGTTCACAACAGTGGGGAGCATTTTACATTCATCTCT TGGATGACGATGAATCAGAAGGCGAGGAGTTCACAGTCAGAGACGGTTACATCCATTACGGGCAGACTGTCAAGCTTGTGTGCTCCGTCACTGGCATGGCACTGCCAAGATTG ATAATTAGGAAAGTTGATAAGCAGACAGCATTACTGGATGCAGACGACCCTGTATCACAGCTCCACAAGTGTGCGTTTTACCTTAAGGATACAGAGAGGATGTACTTGTGCCTTTCTCAAGAAAGAATAATCCAATTTCAG gCCACTCCATgtccaaaagaacaaaataaagaaatgataaacgATGGAGCTTCCTGGACAATCATTAGCACAGATAAGGCAGAGTATACATTCTATGAGGGAATGGGCCCTGTCCTTGCCCCAGTCACTCCTGTGCCTGTCGTAGAAAGTCTTCAG TTGAATGGCGGCGGGGATGTAGCAATGCTTGAACTCACAGGACAAAACTTCACTCCAAACTTACGAGTGTGGTTTGGGGATGTGGAAGCTGAAACAATGTACAG ATGTGGAGAGAGCATGCTCTGCGTGGTCCCAGACATTTCTGCATTCCGAGAAGGTTGGAGATGGGTCCGGCAGCCAGTCCAGGTTCCAGTAACTTTGGTCCGTAATGATGGAATCATTTACTCCACCAGCCTTACCTTTACGTACACACCAGAACCAGGGCCAAGGCCGCACTGCAGCGCTGCAGGAGCGATTCTCAGAGCCAACTCCAGCCAAGTGCCCACCAATGAGTCAAACACAAACAGCGAAGGGAActacacaaatgccagcacaaaTTCTACCAGTGTCACATCGTCCACAGCCACTGTGGTGTCCTAA
- the Rbpj gene encoding recombining binding protein suppressor of hairless isoform X4 produces the protein MRNYLKERGDQTVLILHAKVAQKSYGNEKRFFCPPPCVYLMGSGWKKKKEQMERDGCSEQESQPCAFIGIGNSDQEMQQLNLEGKNYCTAKTLYISDSDKRKHFMLSVKMFYGNSDDIGVFLSKRIKVISKPSKKKQSLKNADLCIASGTKVALFNRLRSQTVSTRYLHVEGGNFHASSQQWGAFYIHLLDDDESEGEEFTVRDGYIHYGQTVKLVCSVTGMALPRLIIRKVDKQTALLDADDPVSQLHKCAFYLKDTERMYLCLSQERIIQFQATPCPKEQNKEMINDGASWTIISTDKAEYTFYEGMGPVLAPVTPVPVVESLQLNGGGDVAMLELTGQNFTPNLRVWFGDVEAETMYRCGESMLCVVPDISAFREGWRWVRQPVQVPVTLVRNDGIIYSTSLTFTYTPEPGPRPHCSAAGAILRANSSQVPTNESNTNSEGNYTNASTNSTSVTSSTATVVS, from the exons ATGCGAAATTATTTAAAAGAACGAGGGGATCAAACAGTACTCATTCTTCATGCAAAAGTTGCACAGAAGTCGTACGGAAATGAAAAACG GTTTTTTTGCCCTCCTCCTTGTGTGTATCTTATGGGCAGtggttggaagaaaaaaaaagaacaaatggaaCGAGATGGTTGTTCTGAACAGGAGTCTCAACCCTGTGCATTTATTGGAATAGGAAATAGTGACCAAGAAATGCAGCAGCTAAACTTGGAAGGGAAG AACTACTGTACAGCCAAAACATTGTACATATCTGATTCAGACAAGAGAAAAcacttcatgttgtctgtgaagaTGTTCTATGGCAACAGTGATGACATTGGTGTGTTCCTCAGCAAGCGGATAAAGGTCATCTCCAAACCTTCCaaaaagaagcagtcattgaaaaaTGCTGACT TGTGCATTGCCTCAGGAACAAAGGTGGCGTTGTTTAATCGGCTTCGATCCCAGACAGTTAGTACCAGATATCTTCATGTAGAAGGAGGGAATTTCCACGCTAGTTCACAACAGTGGGGAGCATTTTACATTCATCTCT TGGATGACGATGAATCAGAAGGCGAGGAGTTCACAGTCAGAGACGGTTACATCCATTACGGGCAGACTGTCAAGCTTGTGTGCTCCGTCACTGGCATGGCACTGCCAAGATTG ATAATTAGGAAAGTTGATAAGCAGACAGCATTACTGGATGCAGACGACCCTGTATCACAGCTCCACAAGTGTGCGTTTTACCTTAAGGATACAGAGAGGATGTACTTGTGCCTTTCTCAAGAAAGAATAATCCAATTTCAG gCCACTCCATgtccaaaagaacaaaataaagaaatgataaacgATGGAGCTTCCTGGACAATCATTAGCACAGATAAGGCAGAGTATACATTCTATGAGGGAATGGGCCCTGTCCTTGCCCCAGTCACTCCTGTGCCTGTCGTAGAAAGTCTTCAG TTGAATGGCGGCGGGGATGTAGCAATGCTTGAACTCACAGGACAAAACTTCACTCCAAACTTACGAGTGTGGTTTGGGGATGTGGAAGCTGAAACAATGTACAG ATGTGGAGAGAGCATGCTCTGCGTGGTCCCAGACATTTCTGCATTCCGAGAAGGTTGGAGATGGGTCCGGCAGCCAGTCCAGGTTCCAGTAACTTTGGTCCGTAATGATGGAATCATTTACTCCACCAGCCTTACCTTTACGTACACACCAGAACCAGGGCCAAGGCCGCACTGCAGCGCTGCAGGAGCGATTCTCAGAGCCAACTCCAGCCAAGTGCCCACCAATGAGTCAAACACAAACAGCGAAGGGAActacacaaatgccagcacaaaTTCTACCAGTGTCACATCGTCCACAGCCACTGTGGTGTCCTAA